A stretch of Eleutherodactylus coqui strain aEleCoq1 chromosome 2, aEleCoq1.hap1, whole genome shotgun sequence DNA encodes these proteins:
- the LOC136611703 gene encoding uncharacterized protein, whose protein sequence is MKYLGQVIIILLLCGGLVMWDGKGTSVKNQKQQAKLVRESHINMWEYLARDVINITNMCMPKLRSGEDILQACLLAVPTPVNVLRSIYAMVHDDDDVGEGDVIQDNTFINIYEYCPYCEAIEHADWSNMTEFQVRNVSQAEVCYNFTCNPRYIGKCERGQVVTSDSQILCSRTEEQCQKIVTTMSCGKVVRSPSHTRHVKLPVGWVLSCGNLTYTYIPANITGGPCALSRLSILMYQKPDPPAPTSSLRDRRDIHGLADNCVGPPTLLSFSEHTALALSILGTPALAQHNTRVINGLACDMVKGLNATSQALDLLLLDVQNIRRAALQNRATIDYILMTMNHGCEEFEGMCCFNLSDNSASIHQQINRLRDLATSIKQGADQGWFDWLTGSWFGFTLMKKILTVFVAIVMVLISVCCCIQCIPALVSTWSTCFSMMSGSRPTVNANVVITDPEYDDVDPSYTPMRAMAPVYNTLQV, encoded by the coding sequence ATGAAATATTTAGGTCAAGTTatcataatacttctcctatgtggggGTCTGGTAATGTGGGACGGAAAGGGTACCTCAGTGAAGAACCAGAAGCAGCAGGCTAAACTAGTGAGGGAAAGCCATATCAATATGTGGGAGTATTTAGCCAGAGATGTTATCAATATAACTAATATGTGCATGCCTAAATTAAGGAGCGGGGAAGATATTCTACAAGCTTGCCTACTGGCCGTTCCCACTCCAGTAAATGTATTGAGATCAATTTATGCAATggtacatgatgatgatgatgtggggGAAGGCGATGTGATACAAGATAACACCTTCATTAACATATATGAGTATTGTCCCTACTGTGAGGCTATAGAACACGCTGACTGGTCCAATATGACTGAGTTCCAGGTCAGAAATGTCTCACAGGCTGAGGTATGTTATAACTTTACATGTAATCCACGGTACATTGGGAAATGTGAGAGGGGCCAAGTGGTCACTAGTGATTCCCAAATACTTTGCTCCCGTACTGAAGAACAATGTCAAAAGATAGTGACTACCATGTCTTGTGGAAAAGTAGTTCGGAGTCCCAGCCACACCAGACATGTCAAACTACCAGTAGGATGGGTCCTGTCCTGTGGCAATTTAACATACACATATATCCCCGCCAACATTACAGGAGGACCGTGTGCATTGTCCCGTCTAAGTATCCTTATGTATCAGAAGCCAGACCCCCCggcacccacatcctcacttagggatcggagggacatccacggcctggccgataactgtgtaggaccacccactctactgagtttctcAGAGCACACAGCACTAGCTCTCAGCATTCTAGGCACCCCCGCATTAGCCCAGCATAACACAAGAGTGATTAACGGTTTAGCTTGTGACATGGTAAAGGGCCTAAATGCCACATCCCAGGCACTGGACCTACTACTCTTAGATGTACAAAACATACGAAGAGCCGCCCTACAGAACAGAGCCACCATTGATTACATCCTTATGACCATGAACCATGGGTGCGAAGAGTTtgaagggatgtgttgttttaacctctctgacaactctgcgtCAATCCATCAACAGATCAACCGCCTGAGAGATCTAGCCACCAGTATCAAACAAGGGGCGGACCAGGGGTGGTTTGACTGGTTGACAGGGTCCTGGTTTGGATTTACTCTGATGAAGAAAATACtaactgtttttgttgccattgtaatggttctaatttctgtttgttgttgcatacagtgtatcccggccctggtgtctacctggtccacctgtttctctatgatgtccggcagtaggcccactgtcaatgccaatgtcgtcatcacagatccagaatacgatgatgttgaCCCATCCTACACCCCCATGAGAGCAATGGCTCCAGTCTACAACACCTTACAAGTCTAG